From a single bacterium genomic region:
- a CDS encoding FAD-dependent oxidoreductase — protein MGKRLVLAGAGHAHLTTISAIRSLVKRGHHVTVIGPSSHHYYSGMSPGALAGTYRPQEIRFNVERLTTGRGGHFIRDHVTGIDPESRTVTLSSGGCIPYDVISFNVGSVIPMSSLQLGSGNLFTVKPIERILAGRRAILESGAACTPETPLCTVIVGGGPAGVEMAGGIWRLARDNGVPARVTLVTGGKLLGSFPPRLGDAARSSLNRRGIGVLEGVRAVSAGAGGVSFEDGSTLEADVIFIAAGIIPSPLFTGSLVPTAEDGGLLVNHYLQSVGYPEIFGGGDCVTIRGENLARVGVYAVRQNPVLLHNIAAALDDQPMVRFNPGSPSFLLLLNMGDGTAIYRKGRWVWQGKLAFKLKDFIDRRFMRKFQLSGELAEPQ, from the coding sequence ATGGGTAAACGCCTTGTCCTTGCAGGCGCCGGTCACGCCCACCTGACGACTATCTCGGCCATCCGCAGTCTCGTAAAGAGAGGCCACCATGTGACCGTCATCGGCCCCTCTTCCCACCACTACTACTCGGGCATGTCCCCCGGAGCCCTGGCCGGGACCTACCGGCCTCAGGAGATCCGTTTCAACGTTGAAAGGCTCACTACGGGACGGGGCGGACATTTCATCCGCGACCATGTCACCGGTATCGACCCCGAATCACGAACAGTCACGCTGTCCTCAGGCGGCTGCATCCCCTACGACGTCATTTCCTTTAATGTCGGAAGCGTCATCCCCATGTCGTCCCTTCAACTCGGCAGCGGGAACCTCTTCACCGTCAAGCCCATTGAAAGGATCCTGGCAGGACGAAGGGCGATCCTGGAATCGGGGGCAGCGTGCACCCCGGAAACCCCCCTTTGTACGGTGATCGTCGGCGGCGGGCCGGCAGGTGTCGAAATGGCCGGCGGCATCTGGCGATTGGCCAGGGACAACGGAGTGCCGGCAAGGGTCACCCTGGTCACAGGCGGGAAACTCCTGGGCAGCTTTCCGCCCCGCCTGGGCGACGCGGCCCGCAGCTCTCTTAATCGGAGAGGTATAGGTGTTCTCGAAGGGGTCAGAGCTGTTTCTGCCGGGGCGGGTGGCGTTTCCTTCGAGGACGGGTCGACCCTCGAGGCAGACGTGATCTTCATTGCCGCGGGTATCATACCCTCTCCCCTGTTCACGGGTTCCCTGGTACCCACAGCCGAGGACGGCGGCCTTCTGGTCAACCATTACCTCCAGAGTGTCGGGTACCCGGAGATCTTCGGCGGCGGCGACTGCGTCACCATCAGGGGGGAGAACCTGGCCCGGGTGGGGGTTTACGCAGTGCGGCAAAACCCCGTTCTGCTGCACAACATCGCCGCAGCCCTCGACGATCAGCCCATGGTGCGATTCAACCCGGGCAGCCCCTCCTTCCTCCTCCTCCTCAACATGGGTGACGGCACCGCCATTTACAGGAAGGGCCGCTGGGTGTGGCAAGGAAAACTCGCGTTCAAACTCAAGGATTTCATCGACCGCAGGTTCATGAGGAAGTTCCAGCTCAGCGGTGAGCTTGCCGAACCACAATAG